The genome window CCGGTCTGACTATTTTAAAGAGATCGAATCAGGCCGCGTTGGCGCTATTGACGCCCGCGCCATTGCCAGAGAATTGAATTTAGGAACGACCGCCTCCCTGATCATTAACACCATCATGCTGGGAGCGTTTGCACGAATAAGCGGGATGGTGGACATTGAATTAATCACCGCGGCGATCAGGAAAAATATTCCAGAAAAACCCGAGGCAAACATCTCCGGCGCTAAAAGGGCTTACGAGGAAGTGAAGTAAAACGCCGTGATATTGCTCAACCGCTGAGCTGGAAAATAAATTTTTTCGTCTCCTATCCGACCAACAAGGCAATAACCTTGCAAAAATATATTCTTATTAGAATCGTTCAGGCCATTTTTACCATAATTATTGTCGCCATCTTGGTTTTTTTCCTGATGCGTCTGACTGGCGATCCAGTGGCCATAATGGTGCCGCCAGATGCTGAGGAAGCGGATTTCAAAGCTCTGGAACAAAAGTACGGTCTGGATAAGCCTCTTATTATTCAATTTTTTATTTTCCTGAAGTCCGCCGCACGCGGTGATTGTGGGGAATCCTTTAAG of Deltaproteobacteria bacterium contains these proteins:
- a CDS encoding 2-oxoacid:acceptor oxidoreductase family protein gives rise to the protein RSDYFKEIESGRVGAIDARAIARELNLGTTASLIINTIMLGAFARISGMVDIELITAAIRKNIPEKPEANISGAKRAYEEVK